AACAAGAAATTTTACTGGAGATTCTAATCATGACTTATCGATCTGTAATTTTATGCAGTCTGTCTTTATTGGCTCTTTGCACTGCATGAGGAGCCCTCACTCATCAGCAAAGGTTTTGAGGATTGGTGGTATAATGCCGTATGTGCGGCTTTTCCGGGGCGTGATATGCGTTTGGTTCCTTCGGGGGCGGTCTATCAGGCGCTTGATTTGAAGTTAGGTCAAATTTCGGTCGATGGGCTAGACTCCACTTATTCGTTCTATCGGGATTTACCTCATATGAGTATACCTACCGGTCGCTATGTCACCCATGCGACTATGTTTAGCATTCTTATGCAGATGCAGCCTCAGCAATTACCGATACAGACTGGAATGACTGCAAATGTTGATTCTGGATTCCTAGACTTAGTGAATGAGGTGGTTTGGAGCGTAGTTCCACCCGTCTCGCCATATCGTGTGCCGATTTCGTCCGGTAGCGAATTCTACAAGGCAGTCAGCGTGCCATTGGACTGATTCAGAATTGTGATGAAAAGCTGAGACTTAAATATGAAATCTCAAGAGTTGAATACGCCAACCTATCAATCCGAGCTCACATTTAAGAATAAGCTCGGGCGCTTACTCTGGGGCATTGTCTATGTCTTTTTGTTTCGTCCGAGTCCGCGCGTGCTGCATGGCTGGCGTTGTTGGTTGCTGAATCGTTTTGGAGCTCGCGTGGCGTCCAGTGCGAAGATCTATCCCTCCGCTCGTATTTGGGCACCTTGGAATCTTGAAATCGGCGAACGTGCGATTTTGGGAGACCGTGTGGATTGTTATAGTGTGGCCCCCATCAGTATTGGAATGGGGGCAGTTGTCAGTCAGGATGCCTGTTTATGTGGGGCAACGCATAATTGCGATAGTGCCGGATTTGAGTTGATTCCCAAGCCGATCCACATCGGCCCGAAAGCGTGGGTGTGTGCACGCGCCTTTGTCACACCCGGCGTGACACTGGCTGAGGGAGCGGTTGCCGGTGCGGCGGCTGTCGTGACGAAGGATGTGACGGAGTGGCAAATTGTGGGCGGTAATCCGGCAAGGCTTATCCGTTCACGTGCACGCTTTTAGACTGATTGTTCTTTGAGTTCGGCTCATGCGGCCATTCACATTTTGTCCTAACTGAATAAAAATAATATATGAAAATTTGTTGTATTGGAGCGGGCTACGTTGGTGGTCCTACGATGGCGATGATTGCGCACAAATGTGCGGATCATACTGTGACTGTGGTTGATTTGAATCAGTCGCGCATTGATGCGTGGAATTCGGATACTTTACCGATCTATGAACCCGGGTTGGATGCGGTGGTTCGGGAGGCTCGTGGAAAAAATTTATTTTTCTCCACGGACGTGGACACTGCGATTCATGAAGCGGAGATGATTTTTATAAGTGTTAATACGCCCACCAAAACTTACGGTGTCGGCGCGGGGCGTGCCGCAGATTTGCGTTTTATCGAAAAGTGTGCACGCAAAATTGCGGAAGTTTCTCAAGGCGACAAAATTGTGGTTGAAAAATCTACTTTGCCGGTGCGCACTGCGGAGTCTGTTAAACGTATCTTGCAAGCCAATTCAAAGGGGCGAAAATTTCAAATTTTGTCCAATCCTGAGTTCTTGGCGGAAGGCACCGCAATTGCCGATCTCCAGAACCCCGACCGCGTATTAATCGGAGGCGAGCAAAGCCCCGATGGCTTGCTCGCTATTCAGAAGTTAGTCGACGTCTATGCCAATTGGGTGCCGCGTGAGCAGATTATAACTACAAATCTATGGTCTTCTGAGTTGTCGAAGTTGACGGCGAATGCTTTTCTCGCGCAGCGTATTTCCTCGATCAATGCGATTTCCGCCTTGTGTGAAGCCACTGAAGCGAATGTGGACGAAGTGGCCACCGCGATTGGCACGGATAGTCGCATCGGACCAAAGTTTCTTAAATCATCGGTTGGTTTTGGTGGGTCTTGCTTTCAGAAAGATATTCTGAATTTGGTTTATCTTTGTCAGCATTTTGGCCTGCCGGAAGTTGCGAATTACTGGGAAGGTGTCATTACGATGAATGACTATCAAAAGCATCGTTTCGCCCGGCGTGTGATTTCAACTCTGTTCAATACCGTTTCGGATAAGCGAATTGCAGTCTTGGGATTTGCTTTTAAGAAGGATACCAATGATACACGGGAATCGGCCGCAATCTATATTTGTGAGGACTTGATTAAAGAGCATGCGAATCTTGCAATTTATGACCCGAAGGTGACTGAGGTGCAAATCCGGCAAGACTTGAATGTTTCGGTTGAGAATCCCCATGTGTCCGTTTGTGAAGATGCGTACACAGCAACTGAAGGAGCGCACGCAGTGTTGATCCTGACTGAATGGGATGAGTTTAAGACATTGGATTATCAGCGGATATACGATCAAATGCAAATGCCTGCGTTTTTGTTTGATGGTCGTAATTTACTTGATTTGGAAGCTCTCAATCGAATTGGTTTTGAAGCGTCGGGCATTGGGCAGGGGTAGATCCTGGCGTGACTATTTATTATCGAATTATTCAACGAAGCGCTTCGTTTGGCGGGAACTAGAAAGTTAAAATTATGCGTATATTAATCACCGGCGGTGCTGGTTTTTTAGGTTCACACCTATGTGAACGTCTTCTAAATGAAGGGAATGAAGTGATCTGCTTGGATAACTTCTTTACTGGACGAAAGTCAAATGTGGCGCATCTACTGCCGAATTCTAATTTTGAATTGATGCGGCACGATGTGATCGATCCGTTTAAGGTAGAAGTGGATCAGATTTATAATTTGGCCTGCCCGGCCTCTCCTGTACATTATCAATATAATCCGATCAAGACCACTAAGACATCGGTGATGGGGGCTATCAATTGTCTCGGTTTGGCTAAGCGTGTGAATGCGCGGGTTTTTCAGGCTTCAACTTCTGAAGTTTATGGCGATCCCGATGTGCATCCTCAGCCAGAGAGCTACTGGGGCCATGTCAATACGATTGGGATTCGCTCTTGCTATGATGAAGGCAAGCGCTGTGCGGAAACCTTGTTCTTCGATTATCACCGTGAGCACCAGGTCGACATTCGGGTTGTGCGTATTTTTAATACTTACGGGCCGCGGATGTTGGCGGATGATGGCCGAGTGGTTTCAAACTTTATTGTGCAAGCTTTGCAGGGCCAAGACATCACCGTCTATGGCGAAGGACAGCAGACTCGCTCCTTTTGCTATGTAGATGATTTGATTGAGGGCTTCGTGCGTTTGATGAATCAGGAGCAGGTCGTCGGGCCAATGAATATTGGGAATCCGAATGAATTCACTATTCTTCAGTTGGCCCAGCGTGTGATTGAGCTGACCGGCAGCCAGTCAAAGATTGTCTACCGCCCAATGCCGCAGGATGATCCGAAGCAACGACAGCCGGATATCCGTCAAGCGCGTGAAGTGCTGGATTGGGAGCCTCAGGTTCAGTTAGATGCAGGCTTGAAGGCTACAATTGATTATTTTGCGCAGCAGCTTTAGTTGCGGCTGGCTAACTGAGCCTTGTGGGGTCTGTTATAAATTCGACTAGCCTTGTGGGGTCTGTCATAAATTCGACTAGCCTTGGGTAGCTAGCAGAGCGATCAAAGTGTGCTTCAGCCATTTGGCGGGCATGTAGGCTTTGGCTTGCGAGTCTGTTAGAATCGCTTAAATAATTTTCGAAGGCGGCGTGGAGTGAATCCACGTCGCCTTCTTTGTATTCCGAGCCTGCGTCCCATTCAGTGAGCAGTTGTCCGAGCTCTCCAGCTAGGCACGAAATCATAGGTAACGCTGCCGCCGCGTACTCGCCAGCCTTATAAGGACAGGCGACTAGGCTCTGTGGTCGGTTCGCCACCAAAGCTAAGTCGGCCGCTGCGAAGCGCTCAGCAATCGCGTCTTTTTGTAAATAACCATGAAAGACGACGCGCGGAAGTTTGAAGTTTGAAGTTTGGGGGGACTGTGGTTTTGGGGCGTAGCTTTGAGGGGGTGTTGGAGTGGTGAGGGCGTTTGCTTGCGCGAGTGTTTTTAGTTTTTCGAGTTGTGGGCCATCACCGACGAGATGAATTTGGACGGGAAAACGCCCTTCGGCTTTCCATTTGGCTGCAACTAGAATGATGGTTTCCAGGTCGTAGCCTGTGCCCATTGCGCCGAGGTAAATCGCCTGCAGCGGCTTCGCCGCTGAGTTTGGGGTGGGGAGTGGGACGTGGGGAGTCTGGGATCTGTCTTCGACGCTGTGGATTGTGGCTTCGCTGCCTCCTTTGCCTAGGCTACGTCGGGCGTGTTGGCGCACGTGCTGCGCTTCCTTCTCGGTGGATAAGCTGACTTTTGATTGCTGACTTCTGTTCTCTGCGCCTAGCTCCCCGTCCTCCGTTTTCCGCTCTGCACTTTCTACTGCGCGCTCCGCGTCGCTACCGTGGTCGTCGAGTTGAATCGGCGTTGTCTGTGGTCCTACGGAGCGATGCGCTTTAGCCGTCGTTTTTTTCGTCGTAGCCGTCGTTTCTTTTGTCTCCGCCGTTGTATTCGATGGCTGAAGCGCATCGCTCCTGTTTTGTTCCATGCATTTAGAGCGTTGAAAGCGCTCCAAGTCGGTGCCGTGGTAGCACAGATGCATCGGCTTGGGGCTCTGCCCCGCGACGCCCGCACAAGTCGCCTGTAATGGCGGATGGCGGATGGCGGATGGCGAATGTAGATATGTCTCTGCGAGATCTAGGTAGCTTTGGCCGACCGCACTAATTTTGTCGGCGCCTTGATAGGCGCGTCGTGCGCTGCGATGCATAGGAGCGAGTAGCCGCGGGCCTAGTGCTTTGCGCAATGATTTGGGCAGAGCTTGGTAAAATGTTTCCGGCCAGGCGTCCATAATGTCCAGTATGACTTCGCAGGGCGAAATCATACTGGAGTGGAGAGTGTGCAGCGGCTTTGCCGCTGAGTTTAGAGTGGGGAGTGGGGAGTGGGAGGAGGGGGCTTCGTTTTGCGAGACTGAGTGCTTGGAGTCTTGATTCGGTTGCTGAAGCTGCACGCTACGATTGAGCCAGTCCCTGATCCGGAAGGCTTGCTCGGCCACGCCGAGTGGGGGCAGTGAGACCACGATGCGGTCCGGAGGCAAGAGTTGTCCGGACTTTAGGGCGCTCATGGCTTCGTGGAAAAAACCTTGAGCGAATTGTCGGTGGTTTTTTAAGCGGGCGAAGCTAATGTTTTTAGTGTAGGGAGGTGTGTCAATTAGGCGGATCGAGAAGCCGTCGGTATCGGGGCAGGGCTTACGTTTGGATTTCGTGAGGTGCGAAAAGTCGGAGGACCACCAAATGACCTGATGACCTAGTGTGGCAAAGGTGCGACAGAGCGCCCAGTAGCGAAGCGGCACATCCGTTTCATTGGGAAGTTGATCGAATGGGTTGACGATCCAGATGCGCATCGGTGCCGGGGTAAGCTCCGAAATCTGTTCGAAGCCAATCGTGTCTTTGGATGAGAGTGCTCGATGGATAGCCACGTTAAAATTCGTAGTGACGAGCTTCCAGCTTGTCGAGAGCGGAGCGATTCAGATGCCAGCTACCAGAACTGAGTGCTACCTGCGTTGCCATTTCATTTTTCCTGTAAAAGCATGAAGCGTGGTTGACTTCAGTGGCTCGCATTTTAGCACTTCCCACTTCCCACTTCCCACTTCCCACTGCGTGCCCGAACGATGCCAAAAAAGTTTTTAATTATTTCTCAAGTCTTTCCGCCGGACCCTGCGGCGGTGGGGCAGTATTTTGATGAGGCGGCCCAAGCCTTGCGTGCGGCAGGTCACGAGGTGACCATTCTGACAGCGAATCGTGGTTATGATGATCCCGAACAGAAGTTTGAAGCTTTTGAGAATCGTTCGGGAGTCGCGGTGCGGCGTTTGCCGGCGTCGTCTTTTGGTAAGGCCAGCATGCCGGTTCGGATTTTCGGACAGTTGTCGTTTTTGTTACAGTGCATTGTGCGTGGGCTTTTTCAGCGTGGCTTGACGGATCTGCTGGTTTCGACTTCCCCTCCGATGTGTGGCATTGTGGCGGTTTTGATTGGCTGGCTGCGCCCATCGGTCAAAGTTCACTATTGGGTGATGGATTTGAATCCCGATCAAGCGGTGGCCTTGGAGGTTTTTCAGCCCAAGCATCCACTGGTTAAGGCGATGGATTGGTTGAATCGCCGTATTTTGAAACGAGCGA
The nucleotide sequence above comes from Coraliomargarita algicola. Encoded proteins:
- a CDS encoding putative colanic acid biosynthesis acetyltransferase; translation: MKSQELNTPTYQSELTFKNKLGRLLWGIVYVFLFRPSPRVLHGWRCWLLNRFGARVASSAKIYPSARIWAPWNLEIGERAILGDRVDCYSVAPISIGMGAVVSQDACLCGATHNCDSAGFELIPKPIHIGPKAWVCARAFVTPGVTLAEGAVAGAAAVVTKDVTEWQIVGGNPARLIRSRARF
- a CDS encoding glycosyltransferase — encoded protein: MAIHRALSSKDTIGFEQISELTPAPMRIWIVNPFDQLPNETDVPLRYWALCRTFATLGHQVIWWSSDFSHLTKSKRKPCPDTDGFSIRLIDTPPYTKNISFARLKNHRQFAQGFFHEAMSALKSGQLLPPDRIVVSLPPLGVAEQAFRIRDWLNRSVQLQQPNQDSKHSVSQNEAPSSHSPLPTLNSAAKPLHTLHSSMISPCEVILDIMDAWPETFYQALPKSLRKALGPRLLAPMHRSARRAYQGADKISAVGQSYLDLAETYLHSPSAIRHPPLQATCAGVAGQSPKPMHLCYHGTDLERFQRSKCMEQNRSDALQPSNTTAETKETTATTKKTTAKAHRSVGPQTTPIQLDDHGSDAERAVESAERKTEDGELGAENRSQQSKVSLSTEKEAQHVRQHARRSLGKGGSEATIHSVEDRSQTPHVPLPTPNSAAKPLQAIYLGAMGTGYDLETIILVAAKWKAEGRFPVQIHLVGDGPQLEKLKTLAQANALTTPTPPQSYAPKPQSPQTSNFKLPRVVFHGYLQKDAIAERFAAADLALVANRPQSLVACPYKAGEYAAAALPMISCLAGELGQLLTEWDAGSEYKEGDVDSLHAAFENYLSDSNRLASQSLHARQMAEAHFDRSASYPRLVEFMTDPTRLVEFITDPTRLS
- a CDS encoding UDP-glucuronic acid decarboxylase family protein, yielding MRILITGGAGFLGSHLCERLLNEGNEVICLDNFFTGRKSNVAHLLPNSNFELMRHDVIDPFKVEVDQIYNLACPASPVHYQYNPIKTTKTSVMGAINCLGLAKRVNARVFQASTSEVYGDPDVHPQPESYWGHVNTIGIRSCYDEGKRCAETLFFDYHREHQVDIRVVRIFNTYGPRMLADDGRVVSNFIVQALQGQDITVYGEGQQTRSFCYVDDLIEGFVRLMNQEQVVGPMNIGNPNEFTILQLAQRVIELTGSQSKIVYRPMPQDDPKQRQPDIRQAREVLDWEPQVQLDAGLKATIDYFAQQL
- a CDS encoding UDP-glucose 6-dehydrogenase translates to MKICCIGAGYVGGPTMAMIAHKCADHTVTVVDLNQSRIDAWNSDTLPIYEPGLDAVVREARGKNLFFSTDVDTAIHEAEMIFISVNTPTKTYGVGAGRAADLRFIEKCARKIAEVSQGDKIVVEKSTLPVRTAESVKRILQANSKGRKFQILSNPEFLAEGTAIADLQNPDRVLIGGEQSPDGLLAIQKLVDVYANWVPREQIITTNLWSSELSKLTANAFLAQRISSINAISALCEATEANVDEVATAIGTDSRIGPKFLKSSVGFGGSCFQKDILNLVYLCQHFGLPEVANYWEGVITMNDYQKHRFARRVISTLFNTVSDKRIAVLGFAFKKDTNDTRESAAIYICEDLIKEHANLAIYDPKVTEVQIRQDLNVSVENPHVSVCEDAYTATEGAHAVLILTEWDEFKTLDYQRIYDQMQMPAFLFDGRNLLDLEALNRIGFEASGIGQG